In the genome of Mytilus edulis chromosome 3, xbMytEdul2.2, whole genome shotgun sequence, one region contains:
- the LOC139517371 gene encoding PE-PGRS family protein PE_PGRS26-like isoform X5, giving the protein MKSIICLIFVFIAVNAAGKRKYYPQPYTGGNGYTGAGNMYSGVNGYRGAPNGYTGAPAGYTGAPAGYTGGAPAGYTGGAPAGYTGGAPAGYTGAAPVGYTGAPTPYVGAPTPYVGAPNVYTGGNAGAPGGSGGASYMPVVNGYPGNVAPYDPTVGTGSGAPYDPTVGTGSGQQGQGASVDVGKLLSALVNVLVESKEKAPEPTYNGAVNGPAYDPLGQGGAGGPMGPGGAGGPAYDPLGQGGAGGQMGAGGAGGQMGAGGAGGPAYDPMGAGGAGGPMGPGGAGGPAYDPLGPGGAGGPMGPGGAGGPAYDPLGPAGAGGAGGPAYDPLGPGGAGGPMGPGGPGGDRPAAGGPGGQPEPCDPADPYCQEPCDPNDPYCQEPCDPNVEYCGGPCDPNDPACQPDVGPVNGDLMPYDGQGGQGGQVGQGGQGDQGGQGGYNGYESNGDKYGNNNKYAKKYGGYGKRTTTTPKPYAKPYGRSYKKKPTRKPYAKTYYTKRYNKKPYAPKPKGGY; this is encoded by the exons ATGAAGTCAATTAtctgtttaatatttgttttcatcgCCGTAAATGCTGCTGGTAAAAGGAAATATTATCCTCAACCATACACCGGCGGGAATGGCTACACTGGTGCTGGAAATATGTACAGTGGAGTAAACGGTTACAGAGGTGCACCAAATGGTTATACTGGTGCACCTGCTGGCTACACTGGTGCACCAGCTGGCTACACTGGTGGAGCACCTGCTGGATACACTGGTGGAGCACCTGCTGGATACACTGGTGGTGCACCTGCTGGATACACTGGTGCAGCACCTGTAGGCTACACTGGTGCACCAACTCCCTATGTTGGTGCACCAACTCCCTATGTTGGTGCCCCTAATGTATACACTGGTGGTAACGCTGGTGCACCTGGAGGCAGTGGTGGTGCTAGCTACATGCCAGTGGTAAATGGTTATCCTGGTAATGTTGCTCCTTATGACCCAACTGTAGGGACCGGAAGTGGAGCTCCATATGACCCAACTGTAGGGACCGGTAGTGGACAACAAGGACAAGGAGCTAGTGTAGATGTTGGTAAATTGTTATCAGCTCTCGTTAATGTACTCGTAGAAAGCAAAGAAAAAGCTCCCGAACCAACATACAACGGAGCAGTAAATGGACCTGCTTATGACCCATTGGGTCAAGGAG GTGCTGGTGGACCAATGGGTCCAGGAGGTGCTGGTGGACCTGCTTATGATCCATTGGGTCAAGGAGGTGCTGGTGGACAAATGGGTGCAGGAGGTGCTGGTGGACAAATGGGTGCAGGAGGTGCTGGTGGACCTGCTTATGACCCAATGGGTGCAGGAGGTGCTGGTGGACCAATGGGTCCAGGAGGTGCTGGTGGACCTGCTTATGATCCATTAGGTCCAGGAGGTGCTGGTGGTCCAATGGGTCCAGGAGGTGCTGGTGGACCTGCTTATGACCCATTAGGTCCAGCAGGTGCAGGAGGTGCTGGTGGACCTGCTTATGACCCATTAGGTCCAGGAGGTGCTGGTGGACCAATGGGTCCAGGAGGTCCTGGAGGTGATAGACCAGCAGCTGGTGGACCAGGTGGCCAACCCGAGCCTTGTGACCCTGCTGATCCATACTGTCAAGAGCCATGTGATCCTAATGATCCATACTGTCAAGAACCATGCGACCCTAATGTTGAATACTGTGGTGGTCCATGCGATCCAAATGACCCTGCTTGCCAACCCGATGTTGGTCCAGTCAATGGTGACTTAATGCCATATGATGGTCAAGGTGGTCAAGGTGGTCAAGTTGGTCAAGGTGGTCAAGGTGACCAAGGTGGTCAAGGTGGTTATAATGGTTAT GAGTCAAATGGAGATAAATATGGAAACAACAATAAATACGCTAAAAAATATGGCGGCTAT GGTAAGAGAACCACAACTACACCTAAACCATACGCTAAACCATACGGTAGATCATACAAGAAAAAACCAACAAGAAAACCATATGCAAAGACATATTACACTAAAAGATACAACAAGAAG ccTTATGCACCAAAACCAAAG GGTGGATATTAA